The genomic window GACGACGCCGCGGATGGCGTAGAGCTTCTCGTTGAGCCGCCTGCGCCGGTCCCTCTCCTCGACGATGTTCTTGCTCGCCCTGGTCGACGCCGTGGACCGCGAGCTGGTGGCCCCGTCCGGCGAGCTGGTGGGGTCGTTGTAGCAGGAGGAGTCGAGGCCGGAGAGCGAGTCCTCGGCCGGCAGGTACGAGCTGCAGCAGTCAGCCAGGCTCATCCAACGTTTGCTAGGCAGGGGCAGagagagaaacagcgtcgtcagcAATGCAAGATTGAGGAGCAGAGCGGTCGTGATTTCATGAACCACCGTGTTCATCTCATCTCATCACGTACGTACCTATCGGCGTCGCCGAGATCGAACACCAGATGGGCCTCCAGCTCCAGGAAGTCCAAGCTCGCGTCCATGCCGCCCTCCATTGCTCTGCTCTGCTTCTCTCtctggcctctccctctctccttcgaGGGTTTTGCTGTGCGCCTTGGCCGACGTGGCCAGCGAGAGCAGTATCCTATCCTGGTGCCACCTGGCGCCCTGCCGACCAAGCCATCGTGCCTACTGCACGGTAATTGGCTGCTTCTCCATTTTCGGATTGCTCCCCCATAAAATTCGAGATGGAATCTGAATCTGTGCGCTACCATTGTCCCGTAAATATCTCCGTATGTTTGGGTCCATCAGTTTTGGCGCCTGGCAATAATTAACATGGCGCATAGAGCCAAAATAAGTCGGCCTCTTGCCCCATGGACAGGTTCAGGTTGGTTGAAAAGTTCTCATAAGTTTGTTTGGTTGATAAGTTTCACACGAGGCTCTTGAATTTGAAGGTGACACATCAATTTATGGAGGCTCTTGAATTTGAAGATGGCGTGGCCAGACCCTTTTACTTTGTTTCAGCTACGTGGACGTCCGTGACTCTGGGCGAAAGCTTAGTCTTGAACAAGGGGTGGCAACGCTGCCTATGGGCACAGGGTTGAGATCCTCTGCTGTAATGTACGGTGCTGTAGTGcgaatgacatgtggggccggatCCACACGACAGTGACCCTACAACATTGTATAGTACTGCAGAGGATCCTGACCCATGAGCACAATATTTTCCTTTTTGAAGGCATCTTCGACGAAACCACTCACTTCTCTTCAGTGGGTGGATATGCTGGTGGTGATGCTCTCTTTCACCTGGTGCAGGGCCCGCTTAGTTGTCTTTACTTATTTTCTCATTGTTTGTTCTCTTTAGGTCTTTGGCCTTGTTTCCATATTAAAAAAAATCAGGCCACGCACTTtgtatttctttctttttcctaTCGACATGAAATTTTGGGAACACCCTCTTGCATGGTTTTAAAAAATAGTTAAATAAAAATGCCTCGTGCCATTTCAGTTCCTAGGTTATATATGGAATTACTGGAGATGATAATAGAGTCATAGAAAGGTGACCAGTACTTACTTAAACTTCACAAGAAATCACTCAATTTGCAAACACAAATGTTAATTATTGCAATtatatttttttgaaaaggggaataCATTAATATCACAAAGATACGTATTACACATAGCCTCTGCATCAACAAGAAGTCACAAAGACATCCGGGATGCACACAacccaaaaaaaaaacaaaaaaggaatgAAAAAGGCAAAGACCTCGCAACAGTGATCAACTCCTTTCAACAACAACGCTCAAACCACCACCAAAGACAATACCCGGAAAACATAAAAGGTCACCAAAAGTGACGCCTTTTAGAAAGAAACGGTGCACAAGCGCCGTCGTCGCCCGATCCAAGATCATAGGTTCTCACCCCGGAGAAAGACGGAGCTCTAAAAAAAATACCTTCAACAAGGTAATTGCCAGGCACAACCAATAAAGGCTAGATCTTAGGTCTTCATCTTCAAAGTCATGACTCGCCATCCGAGGAGCACCATCGAAAATGAAATCCTTCAGTGTTGTCGCCCCCACTTGACGCTGTTGGTATTGAAATTTATCATACATCTGACTGACTCCACCGCCTTCAAGGCCCCCTCCGCCTTGCCAATCTCCGTGCTCAGCCATCAAGACTTTCTCCGCCGCTGTCTGTGCCATGGAAATCGAGACGGCGACATGTCCCATAGTGTTAACAAATGACAGAGCTTCGCGCCACGCCCTCCTGGAGCCACGTAGGATGATATGAACACGCACGACCGGATTCTATCCGATCTAGACATCCTTCGGCAAGATCTCCAACAGTAGTTCCGGAACATGTTGACGGCCAGATCAAGAAAACCGATCAAGCAGAATGTTGCCGTGATGTGATAAGAGCACaagcaccaccaccacaccgttgccTCCACCAAGcctactccatcaccaccacagCGTAGGACACCGTCCCGCGCTGCTCACATCGATCCCGCGGCTCCAGGCGCCAGATTGGACGAAAACGGCATCAGCCAGCCCGCCGTCACGCCGCGCCGGCCCGCTCCGCACAATAGCGCCGCGCTCGAGCGGCAGCAGTACGACGCGTAGACAAGGAGGCGGGCCACCGCCCCGACCTACCACCCAAAACATCGCCGCCACCATCACCAAGGAGACTCCGCCGTGCCCGAGGACACCACCATGACGcgagcaaggtccccgccgccgccatgacgtgagcaaggtccccgccgccaccATCGACTACAGGGGCTTCGCCCTGCAGCTTCCTCCCGAGGCGGCGGAGAGGCGGGATGGTCTTTTGGCGGACGGCGGTGCTAGGTTCCTTCCGCCCGAGTCGCCCGTACAAGAGCGACGCAAATTATATGTCGTACCATGGCAATGCAAATTGCTCAAGGATATCTCTGCCAGCCTGCCACACCGTGTAGCCAGTTGACAAATGATGGGAAAAGAATACAAAAAACCCAAAGAAAAGGAACTTTGTACAAATAAGTTGGTACTAATCAATATAAGCTCTTGTGTGCATTCACAGCATGCAACCTGTTGTTCACCGACCATCTAACACTCTGCTCTTCCATGCCCATGCACCACTGGAGATAGACTCATCAAAGTAGATGTTGTGCTTGGAAATGAAATTGGGATGGAGAGGATGAGCTACTTCACGCCGGACTGGGCAAGTGGAGGTGCGCAAGTATGTTACTAAACTTGGGCCTCTTCTGCGTGATGGCGATGGAAATGTCGTTGGGGAACAGGTCCCCACACACAAAGGCATGGTACACGGTGGTGGCCAACACACCGATGACAGTGACAACGGCAATTCCTGATAGCCCGACTGCAACCATCTGTGTCAACATGTTGTTCACCTCTGACGAATACAACACCGTTGCTAGGGCAACACTTGTCATTGGGAACGTGTAGGCCCACCAAGCCAACGAGAACCTTAACACCCGGAATAGGTTGACCCGCATCACCAACGATACGTAGAGGAAGAGCGATACGAAGTATAGGAGCTTGGCGCCATTGTTGAACTCGCCGGAAATCCTCGCCCATGCCATGGACGCGACACTAGGTGCGGCAACGAAGAGAAAGAAGACCGGGTGAAGCTCCTTGGGGAGCTGCACGTTGGTGGGGAGCCGTTGGTAGAGCGTGACAAAGAGCACCGCATAGTGGGCCAACCCGACAGCAAAGAAGAAGATGGACAGCTCCCGGAGGCCCATCCTGGCGCCGAGTAGCGCACCAACAAAGTTGCCAACAACGGCGAGGTGGTTGGATGGGTTGGCTACCTTCGAGAGGCGCCGCTCGCCGCTGAACATCCACTGACCATAGATCTTGAGGTCGAGGCATAGGATGGGCGTCATGAGAAGGTACCAGAAGACATGATGGATCTCCCACTCTGGGAGGGGCACTCCCTTGACAAGGAAGAGGCAGGCGACCCAAGGAGCGAAGAAGAAGTTGACGCGGACAGGATGGTGAAACTCGCGACGGACGGCCTCGAAGTAGAAGACGATCTTGAGGAGGTAGACGATGGAGACGATGGCGGTGAGGGCAACAGAGACCCACCAGAGGGCATGGTTGGCGGCGGGGCGCACGCGGAGGAACGCCATGGAGGGCTCTGACTCGAGCGTCTTCCATAGCATCGCCTGGCTACTGACGCCGAGGCACATCCCGAACGCGCTGATGGGGAACCGAAGCAAGAAAGGCCACAGCTCGTCCTTGGGCAGCACCGCCACCTCTGTCGACTGCACACATTCAGCCTGCTGTTAGAAACAAAGCAACGCGAACTACCTCTGGTTTTTGCTTGCAGGAAAAGGTAAAATGCGACATACGCGAAGGGTGTCGAGCTCGGCGCCTTCGAGGGCGTCGAAGTAGCGGCCGGCGGTGGGGACGTCGTGATCCTCGTCGGTGTCCTCCTCGGAGATCTTGGCGCTGCCGCGCTCGAGGTCAGCAGCCGGCAGTTCCTGCGACAGGCCGCGGAGGGTGGAGAGCTggcggtcgaggcggccggagaaGGTCCTCAAGCGGTCGAATCGCCGGTCCCGCTTCCGCGCGGTGTCGCTCCGCCGAATGGCCGGCACCTCGGCGGCGCTGC from Triticum aestivum cultivar Chinese Spring chromosome 3B, IWGSC CS RefSeq v2.1, whole genome shotgun sequence includes these protein-coding regions:
- the LOC123064319 gene encoding S-type anion channel SLAH2, which encodes MAPMEKIDVRMNGEPRCAPSPEGHAFSADVGGGMTIKTPFSVSLSVPASPSSDAKPDVHHPAVPLKQARQQSLPSPTVRGSAAEVPAIRRSDTARKRDRRFDRLRTFSGRLDRQLSTLRGLSQELPAADLERGSAKISEEDTDEDHDVPTAGRYFDALEGAELDTLRSTEVAVLPKDELWPFLLRFPISAFGMCLGVSSQAMLWKTLESEPSMAFLRVRPAANHALWWVSVALTAIVSIVYLLKIVFYFEAVRREFHHPVRVNFFFAPWVACLFLVKGVPLPEWEIHHVFWYLLMTPILCLDLKIYGQWMFSGERRLSKVANPSNHLAVVGNFVGALLGARMGLRELSIFFFAVGLAHYAVLFVTLYQRLPTNVQLPKELHPVFFLFVAAPSVASMAWARISGEFNNGAKLLYFVSLFLYVSLVMRVNLFRVLRFSLAWWAYTFPMTSVALATVLYSSEVNNMLTQMVAVGLSGIAVVTVIGVLATTVYHAFVCGDLFPNDISIAITQKRPKFSNILAHLHLPSPA